From Synergistaceae bacterium:
AAACCTAGGAATAGTGAAAAATTATCGCAACGCCGCTCTCAATGCTAAAGGCGAAATTATTGTCCCCCTGGGACAAGGCGATACTTACTATTCCACGAAGACATTTTCACTTATTGCAGAAGAAATTGAAAAACAGAGAGAGGAAGGTCTGCAAGACCCATTAGTATGGCTGGGCTATTACAAGTCATATAAGTTTAACCCTGAGTGGCAGGAAGTAAACGACCACTTGCCAACGTATCCCTTCTATATGGGAATGTTGCAAGGCCCAACAGAAAAAGCCTTGGAGCTTTTGTTAGAAAGAAATTACATAGGCGCTCCCTCTTTTGTTTATCATTCAAGATATTTTCAAGATGGAACTTTCCCCATACCAGAGACAATAAAGGATTTAGAGGATTATGGAATGTCTGTTTGGATGTTGGCAACAGGCAATCTTTTTGGCTATTTGCCGCTTTTTGTCCGTTGGTATGAGATGGGAACGGGGCTTTCCTCATCAAGAAACAGCAGGTTTGTCGCATCTTTAAACAAAGTATATGAATTTAATGAGGTTTCTACCAACGAGAATCCTAAACTCAACGCTGTTGCGAAAAAAGCGACAAAGATGAATCACTACCGTTCGATTAAAAACAAACCGGAAAGAGAATTTAAGAAAGCTGTGTTGAGAGTGAAACACGCGATAAAGAATCCATTAAAAATTATCTGTTATTTAGTGTTTAGCTTTAAAAAGAAAGTTCACATGAAATTGAGAGCGCCTGAGATAGTAATGGAAATAGAAGCCG
This genomic window contains:
- a CDS encoding glycosyltransferase, with the translated sequence MSKIKITALVQSYCGGNRIIPTLESCKLQDYPYKDLVIADDASDDGKTVSIIENWLKNNTEYFENVTFIKNSENLGIVKNYRNAALNAKGEIIVPLGQGDTYYSTKTFSLIAEEIEKQREEGLQDPLVWLGYYKSYKFNPEWQEVNDHLPTYPFYMGMLQGPTEKALELLLERNYIGAPSFVYHSRYFQDGTFPIPETIKDLEDYGMSVWMLATGNLFGYLPLFVRWYEMGTGLSSSRNSRFVASLNKVYEFNEVSTNENPKLNAVAKKATKMNHYRSIKNKPEREFKKAVLRVKHAIKNPLKIICYLVFSFKKKVHMKLRAPEIVMEIEAASGNSFDERFFK